One window of Candidatus Neomarinimicrobiota bacterium genomic DNA carries:
- a CDS encoding thymidine phosphorylase: protein MIPYQIIEKKSLGQSLIDSEIRDFILAYTDGSIPDYQMSALLMAIFIKGMSTEETLSLTKVMLESGERMDFSSAPGFVADKHSTGGVGDKVSILLAPILAVLGIHIPMISGRGLGHSGGTLDKLESIPGFNVNLDLNDWHDMVLKEHVGLIGQTGNICPADKKIYSLRDVTATVRSIPLISASIMSKKIAEGIQGLVLDVKTGNGAFMQTPEDSRTLANSLVSIGKGYGIKTTALITDMNQPLGSAIGNWFEMEESLRGLQGTGPADLMDVTYALGAEILRMSNPKLSQQAAIDMQSKTVADGSAFEKLKRITELQGGDPGVLDNLSNYPKAKFSGVIPAPESGYLAHIDTMALGFAGIQLGAGRRKITDTIDYSSGMYIHGRIGDSLNRGDDILTLYSNDETALNEVLAQGEKFFSIEQSPPEIPPLILERIE, encoded by the coding sequence ATGATACCCTATCAGATCATTGAAAAAAAATCATTGGGTCAATCGCTTATTGACAGTGAAATCAGGGACTTCATACTTGCCTATACAGATGGTAGTATTCCGGATTATCAAATGTCCGCTCTGCTTATGGCCATTTTTATCAAAGGGATGAGCACCGAAGAAACGCTCTCCCTTACGAAAGTTATGTTGGAGTCCGGGGAACGAATGGATTTTAGCTCGGCTCCTGGTTTTGTAGCAGACAAACACAGCACCGGCGGCGTGGGTGATAAGGTTTCCATTCTGCTGGCTCCCATTCTTGCTGTATTAGGTATACATATTCCTATGATATCAGGGCGAGGACTTGGACATAGTGGTGGAACCCTGGATAAATTGGAATCCATTCCCGGGTTCAACGTGAATCTCGATTTGAATGACTGGCATGACATGGTCCTAAAAGAGCATGTTGGTCTCATCGGACAAACAGGAAATATTTGTCCTGCCGATAAGAAAATTTATTCCCTGAGAGATGTTACCGCCACGGTGAGATCCATCCCCCTGATTTCTGCCAGTATCATGAGTAAAAAAATTGCCGAAGGCATCCAGGGGCTGGTCCTGGATGTAAAAACGGGGAATGGCGCCTTTATGCAGACTCCTGAAGATTCTCGAACATTGGCCAACAGTCTGGTTTCCATTGGAAAGGGGTATGGGATTAAAACCACTGCCCTGATCACCGATATGAACCAACCACTGGGTTCTGCTATAGGCAATTGGTTTGAAATGGAGGAATCACTGCGGGGATTGCAGGGAACTGGCCCGGCAGACCTTATGGATGTCACCTATGCATTGGGGGCGGAGATTCTGAGGATGTCAAATCCAAAGCTATCCCAGCAAGCTGCCATTGATATGCAATCCAAAACTGTGGCAGACGGCTCAGCTTTTGAAAAGCTCAAAAGAATTACTGAATTGCAGGGTGGCGATCCTGGTGTTCTGGATAACTTGAGCAACTACCCCAAAGCAAAATTTTCTGGGGTGATCCCTGCACCTGAATCAGGGTACCTCGCTCACATAGATACCATGGCCCTTGGTTTTGCAGGTATACAACTTGGAGCAGGCCGACGCAAAATTACAGATACCATCGATTATTCCAGCGGAATGTATATCCATGGTAGAATTGGGGATAGTCTGAATAGGGGTGACGACATTCTCACGCTTTACTCCAATGATGAAACAGCCCTTAACGAAGTACTGGCACAGGGTGAGAAATTCTTTTCCATAGAGCAATCACCACCTGAAATACCACCGCTCATACTTGAAAGAATCGAGTAA